In Silene latifolia isolate original U9 population chromosome X, ASM4854445v1, whole genome shotgun sequence, the following proteins share a genomic window:
- the LOC141617251 gene encoding zinc finger BED domain-containing protein RICESLEEPER 2-like — translation MAIVKVRTLCKYVRASPARMEKFKACILQEKLESKKLVCLDVETRWNSTYLMLEIAVNFKKAFGCLIVNDSNLQKEMKKVGGNITSEEWKQVSHILPFLKIFYDATLKMSASLYVTSNSYVEVIFGVGEVLSQHLLHQDAGVRKMAAQMKVKYDKYWGKIENLNLLLFVSLILDPRWKMSCVEWMVKKAFGNEKGGLLALNIKYFFQTFFEFYASSIPQTSSSACSSSTTTHISPQANKEDDMFNFGALLGDNFELEMGDGEKEVKKEWEKYLADDREIRF, via the exons ATGGCTATTGTTAAGGTTCGTACCCTTTGTAAGTATGTGAGGGCTTCACCTGCTAGGATGGAAAAGTTCAAAGCTTGTATCTTGCAAGagaaattagagagtaaaaaGCTTGTATGTTTGGATGTTGAAACTAGATGGAACTCTACTTACTTGATGCTTGAGATTGCGGTAAACTTTAAAAAGGCTTTTGGGTGTTTGATTGTAAATGATTCCAATCttcaaaaagaaatgaaaaaggttGGTGGCAATATTACAAGTGAAGAGTGGAAACAAGTGTCTCACATTCTGCCTTTCTTGAAAATTTTTTATGATGCTACATTGAAAATGTCTGCTTCTCTTTATGTTACTAGTAACTCATATGTGGAAGTGATATTTGGGGTTGGTGAGGTTCTTTCCCAACATCTTCTTCATCAGGATGCTGGTGTTAGGAAAATGGCTGCCCAAATGAAGGTTAAGTATGACAAGTATTGGGGTAAGATTGAAAATCTCAATTTACTTTTGTTTGTCTCTCTTATTCTTGATCCAAGATGGAAGATGAGTTGTGTGGAGTGGATGGTGAAAAAAGCATTTGGTAATGAGAAAGGGGGTCTCTTGGCCTTGAACataaaatatttctttcaaacttTCTTTGAGTTTTATGCCTCTTCTATTCCTCAAACTTCATCTAGTGCTTGTAGTTCCTCTACCACAACTCATATTTCGCCCCAGGCTAATAAGGAAGATGACATGTTTAATTTTGGAGCTCTTTTGGGGGATAACTTTGAATTGGAAATGGGTGATGGAGAAAAGGAGGTAAAGAAGGAGTGGGAGAAATATTTGGCAGATGATAGGGAAA TCCGCTTTTAG